From one Persephonella sp. genomic stretch:
- a CDS encoding nickel-dependent hydrogenase large subunit: MGKHVVVDPITRIEGHLRIEAILDENNKIVDAYSSSTMWRGIEVIMKGRDPRDVPLLAMRICGVCTGTHYYTSTQTVEHALGIVPPKNARLVRNLIQGSLYIHDHTVHFYHLHALDWVDVVSALKADPAKAAEEAKKWASMLKDPITGETIRPWKDGAGEFKAVQDRLTKFVKAGRLGPFANAYWGNKSYKFTPEQNLVAVAHYLDALQIQREMAKLMAIFGGKNPHPQSLVVGGVTCVQDIKNPARLGQFGDILALSREFIYRAYLPDILMAGTVYAEEALAGIGRGLGNYMAYGDFRMDDNPWYQGKTLFPRGLVLNMDLTKVYDVDQSKITEDVTHSWYEYKGTDKPLHPFEGQTNPKYTGFKPDGTLDPKGKYSWIKSPIYDDHRVEVGPLARMIVGYARGDERIKHYVDWLLKSGNLPAKALFSTVGRTAARAVETALMVDVMKEWLTELSKNVAAGDLSTWTEYDFEKLTKGQERKGYGLTEAPRGALGHWIRIKDGKVENYQAVVPSTWNGAPRDYKNRMGAYEASLIGTTLSNPDQPLEILKTIHSFDPCIACAVHVIDTKGKELGVYKVEPIGGACSI, translated from the coding sequence ATGGGAAAACATGTGGTGGTTGACCCAATAACAAGGATTGAAGGGCATTTAAGAATAGAAGCAATTTTGGATGAGAATAACAAAATAGTTGATGCATACAGTTCTTCTACGATGTGGCGTGGAATAGAAGTAATCATGAAAGGAAGAGACCCCAGAGATGTGCCTCTCCTTGCAATGAGAATATGTGGAGTATGCACAGGAACCCATTATTACACATCAACACAAACAGTTGAACATGCCCTTGGAATAGTTCCACCAAAAAATGCAAGACTTGTTAGAAATCTTATCCAAGGTTCTCTTTATATACATGACCATACAGTTCATTTTTACCATCTTCACGCTTTAGATTGGGTTGATGTGGTATCAGCCTTAAAAGCTGATCCTGCGAAAGCTGCAGAAGAAGCAAAGAAATGGGCATCTATGTTAAAAGACCCTATTACCGGAGAAACTATAAGACCATGGAAAGATGGAGCAGGAGAATTTAAAGCCGTTCAGGATAGACTTACAAAATTTGTAAAAGCCGGAAGACTAGGGCCATTTGCCAATGCATACTGGGGAAACAAATCTTATAAATTCACCCCGGAACAAAATCTTGTAGCTGTAGCCCATTATCTTGATGCACTGCAGATACAGAGGGAAATGGCAAAGCTTATGGCCATTTTCGGAGGTAAAAACCCTCATCCACAATCACTGGTTGTAGGCGGTGTTACATGTGTTCAGGATATTAAAAACCCTGCAAGACTTGGCCAGTTTGGAGATATACTTGCCTTATCCAGAGAGTTTATATACAGGGCATATCTACCTGATATTTTAATGGCAGGAACCGTTTATGCAGAAGAAGCTTTAGCCGGAATAGGAAGAGGATTAGGAAACTATATGGCTTACGGTGATTTTAGAATGGACGATAACCCATGGTATCAGGGAAAAACTTTATTCCCAAGGGGACTTGTTTTAAACATGGATTTAACCAAAGTTTATGATGTTGACCAATCAAAAATAACAGAAGACGTAACCCACAGCTGGTATGAATATAAGGGAACAGATAAACCATTACATCCATTTGAAGGACAAACAAATCCGAAATATACAGGTTTCAAACCAGATGGAACATTAGACCCTAAAGGAAAATACTCATGGATAAAATCTCCAATCTATGATGACCACAGGGTAGAAGTGGGACCATTAGCCAGAATGATAGTAGGATATGCAAGAGGTGACGAAAGAATAAAACATTATGTTGATTGGCTACTAAAATCTGGAAACCTTCCTGCTAAAGCGCTATTTTCAACTGTTGGAAGAACAGCAGCAAGGGCTGTAGAAACGGCTTTAATGGTTGATGTAATGAAAGAATGGTTAACGGAACTTTCTAAAAATGTTGCTGCCGGAGATTTAAGCACATGGACAGAATATGATTTTGAAAAACTAACAAAAGGTCAGGAAAGAAAAGGTTATGGCCTGACAGAAGCCCCAAGGGGAGCACTGGGACACTGGATTAGGATAAAAGACGGAAAAGTAGAAAACTATCAGGCTGTTGTTCCTTCCACATGGAATGGAGCACCAAGAGATTACAAAAACAGAATGGGAGCCTATGAGGCATCCTTAATAGGAACTACTCTCTCAAACCCAGACCAGCCCCTTGAGATACTGAAGACTATACACTCCTTTGACCCATGTATTGCCTGTGCTGTTCATGTTATAGACACAAAAGGAAAAGAGTTGGGTGTTTATAAAGTAGAGCCTATCGGTGGAGCTTGCTCTATTTAA
- a CDS encoding hydrogenase small subunit codes for MQFFDREHLRSIFTKPTNYINTNRGKEYYDNLYKKMEKRLKELKAQQPVREAEIKFQELLETWELSRRDFLKWVSATTAMLMLPPQFEPLVAQAAEVMNRVPIIWINIQDCAGNTEALLRSYSPTVDELILDYLSVEYQEVIMAAAGDQAEENLRKAVKDFDGKYLLFVEGSIPAGMPEAFTIGRHPKTGVEHVKELADHAAAVIAVGACACFGGVPAAYPNPTGAVGVMDIVKGKPVVNIPACPANPANITGVVIHYILTGELPELDSLLRPKFAFGYRIHDNCERRAHFDAGEFVEEWGDEGAKNNFCLYKMGCKGPFTFNNCSIVRYNEGTNWPIGVGRGCIGCSEPGFWDKYATERPLANSDIHPPGLNGVEATVDEVGLGILTATAIGIGIHAVASAIAGKKDETNEEQ; via the coding sequence ATGCAGTTCTTTGATAGGGAACATTTAAGGTCTATCTTTACTAAACCCACCAACTACATAAACACAAACCGCGGTAAAGAGTATTACGATAATCTCTACAAAAAAATGGAAAAAAGACTCAAAGAGCTTAAAGCCCAGCAACCTGTTAGGGAAGCAGAAATCAAATTTCAGGAACTTCTTGAGACATGGGAACTTTCCAGAAGGGATTTCTTAAAATGGGTTTCTGCAACAACTGCAATGCTTATGCTTCCACCTCAATTTGAGCCCCTTGTAGCACAGGCTGCAGAAGTAATGAACAGAGTTCCAATTATATGGATAAATATCCAGGATTGTGCTGGAAACACAGAGGCGTTACTCAGAAGTTATTCCCCAACAGTTGATGAGCTTATTTTAGATTATCTTTCTGTTGAGTATCAGGAAGTTATAATGGCTGCTGCAGGAGACCAGGCTGAAGAAAATCTAAGAAAAGCAGTCAAAGATTTTGATGGAAAATATCTACTGTTTGTGGAAGGTTCTATTCCTGCTGGAATGCCTGAAGCATTTACCATTGGAAGACATCCTAAAACAGGGGTTGAGCATGTAAAAGAACTGGCTGACCATGCAGCTGCTGTTATAGCTGTTGGTGCCTGCGCATGTTTTGGAGGTGTTCCTGCAGCTTATCCAAATCCAACAGGTGCCGTTGGTGTAATGGATATAGTAAAAGGAAAACCTGTTGTTAATATCCCTGCATGTCCTGCAAATCCTGCAAATATAACAGGTGTTGTTATTCATTATATCCTTACCGGAGAACTTCCGGAGCTTGACAGTCTTTTAAGACCAAAATTTGCTTTTGGATACAGAATTCATGATAACTGTGAAAGAAGAGCCCACTTTGATGCCGGGGAGTTCGTTGAGGAATGGGGAGATGAGGGAGCAAAAAATAATTTCTGTCTGTATAAGATGGGTTGTAAAGGACCATTTACATTTAATAACTGTTCAATAGTTAGATACAACGAAGGAACTAACTGGCCTATCGGTGTAGGTAGAGGATGTATTGGATGTTCCGAGCCAGGATTTTGGGACAAATATGCAACAGAAAGACCCCTTGCAAACAGCGATATTCATCCTCCGGGACTAAACGGAGTTGAAGCAACAGTAGATGAAGTAGGTCTCGGTATTCTTACAGCGACAGCAATTGGAATTGGTATTCATGCCGTAGCAAGTGCCATTGCAGGCAAAAAAGATGAAACAAATGAAGAACAATAG